One Novosphingobium sp. G106 DNA segment encodes these proteins:
- a CDS encoding AI-2E family transporter has product MDENSNRSFGALSRGQTRAALVAVILLALAGLWTLLPFLAAAGWAAVFAVSLWPWYVRCQARWPKQGRVLLPLGVTLLILLIFVLPLIMVATALAHDSADFVQFVQQSGAQGIPPPHILAQLPFGDQLVGWWQANLAQPGALSHLSILHGEGGRSSLDLGGRFLGAVLHRLLIIVFMLLIFFFMLRDGEGLARGLRVGIARAFGPAGEQVGEQIVQAIRGTVNGLVVVGLGEGVLMGAAYYVAGVPHPAILGLLTGLLSAIPLGAVVAYVAAAGLLAAAGEIGAAIAIGVLGSVVVFVADHFIRPVLIGGATRLPFLLVLLGIIGGIEAWGLIGIVLGPALMAALLLLWREWIGAQRGPLNPAVPDERMPPIGG; this is encoded by the coding sequence ATGGACGAAAACAGCAACCGCAGCTTCGGGGCTCTTTCACGCGGTCAGACCAGGGCTGCGCTGGTCGCGGTCATCCTGCTCGCGCTGGCAGGCCTGTGGACCTTGCTACCCTTCCTGGCGGCGGCGGGCTGGGCGGCGGTATTCGCCGTGTCGCTGTGGCCGTGGTATGTCCGCTGTCAGGCGCGTTGGCCGAAACAGGGTCGCGTACTGCTGCCGCTCGGCGTCACCTTGCTGATCCTGCTGATCTTCGTGCTGCCGCTGATCATGGTCGCCACCGCGCTGGCGCATGACAGCGCCGACTTCGTGCAATTCGTCCAGCAATCGGGAGCACAGGGCATTCCGCCGCCGCACATCCTCGCGCAGCTGCCGTTCGGCGACCAGCTCGTCGGCTGGTGGCAGGCCAATCTCGCGCAGCCGGGGGCGCTGAGCCATCTGTCGATCCTGCATGGCGAGGGTGGACGCTCGTCGCTCGACCTCGGCGGCCGCTTCCTCGGCGCGGTGCTGCACCGGTTGCTCATCATCGTCTTCATGCTGCTGATCTTCTTCTTCATGCTGCGCGATGGCGAAGGCCTCGCCCGCGGCCTGCGCGTCGGCATCGCCCGGGCCTTCGGTCCGGCGGGCGAGCAGGTCGGCGAGCAGATCGTCCAGGCCATCCGCGGCACGGTGAACGGACTGGTCGTCGTCGGCCTGGGCGAAGGCGTGCTGATGGGCGCGGCCTACTATGTTGCCGGGGTACCGCATCCGGCAATCCTCGGCCTGCTCACCGGGCTGCTCTCGGCGATCCCGCTGGGCGCGGTCGTTGCCTATGTCGCGGCGGCCGGGCTGCTGGCCGCGGCCGGCGAGATCGGCGCGGCCATCGCCATCGGCGTGCTGGGTTCGGTGGTGGTCTTCGTTGCCGACCATTTCATCCGCCCCGTGCTGATCGGCGGCGCGACGCGGCTGCCGTTCCTGCTGGTGCTGCTGGGCATCATCGGCGGGATCGAGGCCTGGGGCCTGATCGGCATCGTCCTCGGGCCGGCACTGATGGCCGCGCTGCTGCTGCTGTGGCGCGAATGGATCGGGGCGCAGCGCGGACCACTCAATCCCGCGGTTCCCGACGAGCGCATGCCACCGATTGGCGGCTAG
- a CDS encoding SDR family NAD(P)-dependent oxidoreductase, with protein MIAEGYDFTGKVAIVTGGGTGIGAATALLLARYGADVAIAGRSESTLAPTAQAIENETGRRCIWIRADVSLEAEVEAMVARVIAEFGRIDVLVNGVGWGDHAKLSDMDLAAWRFEFARNLDTGFLCTQAVGPHMRAQHSGTIVNVSSVAGNDGVQGLAAYSVAKAGIQMFTRVAAAEWGRHGIRINCVAPGLIATDNATKDFVANNIEVDTFCANYPIPRAGRAEDVARAIVFFASEASSYITGETLTVAGGPIVGGTGG; from the coding sequence ATGATCGCCGAAGGGTATGACTTCACCGGCAAGGTCGCGATCGTGACTGGCGGGGGCACCGGGATAGGCGCGGCGACGGCACTATTGCTCGCGCGCTACGGCGCCGACGTAGCCATTGCCGGGCGCAGCGAGTCGACGCTCGCGCCGACTGCGCAGGCGATCGAGAACGAGACGGGCCGCCGCTGCATCTGGATCAGGGCCGATGTCAGCCTGGAAGCCGAAGTCGAAGCGATGGTCGCGCGTGTGATCGCCGAGTTCGGCCGCATCGACGTGCTGGTCAACGGCGTCGGCTGGGGCGATCATGCGAAGCTCAGCGACATGGACCTTGCCGCCTGGCGTTTCGAATTCGCGCGCAATCTCGACACCGGATTTCTCTGCACCCAGGCGGTGGGCCCGCACATGCGGGCGCAGCACTCGGGCACGATCGTCAACGTGTCCTCGGTGGCGGGGAACGACGGTGTGCAGGGCTTGGCGGCCTACTCGGTGGCGAAGGCAGGTATCCAGATGTTCACCCGCGTCGCCGCGGCCGAATGGGGCAGGCACGGCATCCGCATCAACTGCGTGGCACCGGGACTGATCGCCACCGACAACGCGACGAAGGATTTCGTCGCCAACAATATCGAAGTCGATACGTTCTGCGCGAACTATCCGATTCCTCGCGCCGGCCGCGCGGAGGACGTGGCGCGGGCGATCGTGTTCTTCGCCAGCGAGGCCTCGTCCTACATCACCGGCGAGACCCTGACCGTGGCGGGCGGGCCGATAGTGGGCGGAACGGGCGGATAG